The stretch of DNA CTCATTTCATGGACGCGTTCCGGCACGGTGAATGTCTGCGTTGCGCCGGTGTAGAGGTAGACGCATCTGACCGTTTCGGTCTCGGATTGCTGCGTGCATTCGGACGGAAGCTCAGCCGAGGCTGGGCTAGCGCCCGGTCCGGCGGCGACGCCCACGAATGCCATCGCGCCCGCTCCCGCTAACAGAGCTACGTTTCGCCGCCACAGACCCATCGAGACCCTCGCATCACATAGATTTCAGGTTGCACTAACACTGAACCTACACAGGGGTCTGGTTTACACGAAGGCCCGGTCGCGCCTCCAACAGGCCTACCGATCGCACACCGCCCGTTTATGTACCGAAGTCGGTACATAAACAAGCGCCGCGATATGCCCGATCGGCTCGTTGAGTCGCCGTACATCGATCATGTCCGACCGGACCCCAAGATATCTTCGGCGATGAGGTTGTCGACGCGCTCCTTGAAACCCTGCACCGCATCAACGACGCCGCCGTCTCCACCGAGGTTGCCTGATCCCGACGGAGGCCCGCGGTTCGGCGCACTGTCGAGCATCTTGCGCAGTAACCCGCGCGGTTATGCCCCGACTACGGGGCGGAAGTGCGCTACTTAATGCGCGAACAAGGATCCACATGCGAACTTCGACGCTGTACATGACCATTTATGCCGTCTGACCTGCGGTTTTGTGGTGGGCGTAACAGGACTCGAACCTGTGACCACTCGCTTGTAAGGCGAGCGCTCTACCAACTGAGCTATACGCCCGCTGTGCGGCTTGTCGATACTACTCGACCAGCCGCACGCGGCTCATCTAGGGCTGTCACGAACAGGAATTCACTCAGACGGCCGTACTCGTACGATGACCTGCGGAGGATTCGCCCACGGTATCGACCGAAAACGTAGGCAAACCCGCCGCATACCGGAACACCGAACGCGAATCCGCCGCAGAACCCTAAAGCCCGAAACTGAGGGCTACGCCAACGAAGCGATCGCCGACTTCCACTCGCCCTGGTCACGCGCGTCGCCAGGTCCGTTCACCGAGGTGTACTGGACCTTGCCTTCCTTGTCGATCAGGAAGGTGCCGCGCAGCGCGAAGCCGGCCGCGTCGTTGAACACGCCGTACTGCTGGGCGATGCCGCCGTGCGGCCAGAAGTCGGCCAGCAGCGGAAAGTTGTAACCTTCCTTCTCCGCGAACGCCTTGAGCGTGAAGGGGTGATCAACCGAGATCGGCAGCACCTGCACCTTGTCGTTCTGGAACGAGGCGAGGTCGTCGCGGACCGCGCACAGCTCCCCGGTGCAAACACCGGAGAAGGCGAACGGGTAGAAGACGAGCAGCACGTTCTGCTTGCCCTGGAAGTCGCTGAGTTTGACCTCCTGGTTGTGCTGGTCCTTGGTGGTGAAATCCGGGGCCTGGTCACCGACGTTGATGGTGGTCATCCGTACTCCTTTAACTCATCAGGACCGGCGACTAGCGTCACTGGCCGTTTCGCTCCGATCGGTGACGGTCGCCGCCGATCGCTACTTCACTTGCAGTATTCAGTGGTGGAGTTGACTGCCGCGCTGTACGCCGACAGTTCGACTGCGATGCCGGACTGCAGGCCGATCACGATCGAGTTCATCTCGGACACGATTTGCTGCACGTGCGACACGAGGCCATCATCGCTGATCGTCGGCATCTGGGCATTTAGTTCGTCAACGTAGCCCTGGACTTCTTTCGCAAGTTCCTGGCGCTGTTCAGCCGTCGGCGGCGCGGATCCGGTCGCTACGTCTTTCCAGCTCTCGATGAATCCCTTGGCGCTGGTCAAGGCGTCGGCGCACTGCTGCTGCGCCTCCTCGGTGAGGCCATCGGCCTTGGCGCTCTCCGAGGGCGGACTGACCACGGTTCCAGGCGCGTGACCAGCGGTTCCCGGCAACGTCGTGACGCATCCAGCGACGCCAAGCACACCGGCGGCGCACAGGACAGCCGTGGCTGTTCGTCTGGCCAGAGTGGAAGTCACCTACATCGCTTTCGTCCTGGGGTGCCGGGCAGAGTCCAAGCACCAGCCTAGACGACGCCAGAGCCCGAAACCGACCGATGGATGTGACCATCGCGACGCCGAGAATCGGCGCCGTCTCGCATCGTGCCGGTTATTCGATCACGTGACGAATAAGGAATAGATTAGGTCCAACGGGTGCCCTC from Cumulibacter soli encodes:
- a CDS encoding peroxiredoxin encodes the protein MTTINVGDQAPDFTTKDQHNQEVKLSDFQGKQNVLLVFYPFAFSGVCTGELCAVRDDLASFQNDKVQVLPISVDHPFTLKAFAEKEGYNFPLLADFWPHGGIAQQYGVFNDAAGFALRGTFLIDKEGKVQYTSVNGPGDARDQGEWKSAIASLA